In the genome of Segatella copri, one region contains:
- the carB gene encoding carbamoyl-phosphate synthase (glutamine-hydrolyzing) large subunit, with product MKDENIKKVLLLGSGALKIGEAGEFDYSGSQALKALREEGIETVLINPNIATVQTSEGVADQIYFLPVQPYFVERVIQKEKPDGILLSFGGQTALNCGVELYRQGILEKYNVKVLGTPVQAIMDTEDRELFVEKLDEINVKTIKSEACENIEQTRKAAAELGYPVIIRAAYALGGLGSGFADNEEELNKLAEKAFSFSPQVLVEKSLKGWKEIEYEVVRDRYDNCITVCNMENFDPLGIHTGESIVIAPSQTLSNAEYHKLRALAIKIIRHIGIVGECNVQYAFDPKSEDYRVIEVNARLSRSSALASKATGYPLAFVAAKLGMGYGLFELKNSVTKTTSAFFEPALDYVVCKIPRWDLSKFRGVDKELGSSMKSVGEVMAIGRNFEEAIQKGLRMIGQGMHGFVENKELEIDDIDAALREPTDKRVFVISKAMHKGYTVDQIHDLTKIDKWFLEKLKHIIDIDEAMKKCNINTLDQDLLRTAKVYGFTDFQVARAVGLEQELGNMHKAALLVRNKRKSYGILPVVKQIDTLAAEYPAQTNYLYVTYAGVKSDITFENDHRSIVVLGSGAYRIGSSVEFDWCGVQALNTIRKEGWRSVMINYNPETVSTDYDMCDRLYFDELTFERVMDIIEMEQPHGVIVSTGGQIPNNLAMHLDAQNVPILGTAAKDIDNAEDRAKFSQMLTNNGINQPEWSALTSMEDIDNFIERVGFPVLVRPSYVLSGAAMNVCSNEEELKRFLQLAANVSEDHPVVVSKFIEHAKEIEMDAVAKNGEVIAYAISEHIEFAGVHSGDATIQFPPQKLYVETVRRVKRVGRQIAKELHINGPFNIQFMARDNDILVIECNLRASRSFPFVSKVLKINLIELATRVMLGLPVEKPHKNLFDLDYVGIKASQFSFNRLQKADPVLGVDMSSTGEVGCLGDDTSTALLKSMLSVGHRIPAKNILLSTGSAKQKVDLLDAAQMLVKHGYKLYATGGSSKFLTENGIENTRVLWPSEEAEGGAPKALEMLHNHEIDMVVNIPKNLTSSELSNGYKIRRAAIDLNVPLITNSRLASAFIYAFCTTKLEDIDIKAWGEYK from the coding sequence ATCGCCAGGGCATCCTGGAGAAATATAATGTCAAGGTATTGGGTACTCCAGTACAGGCTATCATGGATACTGAGGACCGTGAGCTCTTCGTAGAGAAGCTGGATGAAATCAACGTGAAGACCATCAAGAGTGAGGCTTGCGAGAACATCGAGCAGACCCGCAAGGCTGCTGCCGAGCTCGGTTATCCTGTCATCATCCGTGCTGCTTACGCCTTGGGTGGACTCGGTTCTGGTTTCGCAGACAACGAGGAGGAGCTGAACAAGCTCGCTGAGAAGGCCTTCTCATTCTCTCCACAGGTATTGGTAGAGAAGAGTTTGAAGGGTTGGAAAGAGATTGAGTATGAGGTGGTTCGCGACCGTTACGACAACTGTATTACAGTTTGTAACATGGAGAACTTCGACCCACTGGGCATCCATACCGGTGAGAGTATCGTCATCGCTCCATCTCAGACCCTGAGCAATGCTGAGTATCACAAGCTCCGTGCCCTCGCCATCAAGATTATCCGTCACATCGGAATCGTGGGTGAGTGTAACGTGCAGTATGCCTTCGACCCTAAGAGCGAGGACTATCGCGTTATCGAGGTGAATGCCCGTCTGAGCCGTTCATCTGCCTTGGCTTCTAAGGCTACCGGTTATCCTCTTGCCTTCGTTGCAGCCAAGCTCGGTATGGGTTACGGTCTGTTCGAGTTGAAGAACTCTGTTACCAAGACCACATCAGCTTTCTTCGAGCCAGCATTGGACTACGTGGTATGTAAGATTCCTCGTTGGGACTTGTCTAAGTTCCGTGGCGTAGATAAGGAGTTGGGTTCATCTATGAAGTCAGTAGGTGAGGTAATGGCCATCGGCCGCAACTTCGAGGAGGCTATCCAGAAGGGTCTTCGTATGATTGGTCAGGGCATGCACGGCTTCGTAGAGAACAAGGAGCTTGAAATCGACGATATCGATGCAGCTTTGCGCGAGCCAACAGATAAGCGTGTGTTCGTGATTTCAAAGGCAATGCACAAGGGCTATACCGTAGATCAGATTCACGACTTGACCAAGATTGACAAGTGGTTCCTCGAGAAGTTGAAGCACATCATCGACATCGACGAGGCGATGAAGAAGTGCAACATCAATACGCTTGATCAGGATTTGCTCCGTACCGCTAAGGTTTATGGTTTCACCGACTTCCAGGTAGCTCGTGCCGTGGGCTTGGAGCAGGAGTTGGGCAACATGCACAAGGCTGCCCTGCTGGTTCGCAACAAGCGCAAGAGCTATGGCATCCTGCCTGTAGTAAAGCAGATTGATACCTTGGCAGCTGAGTATCCTGCCCAGACCAACTACCTCTATGTAACCTACGCAGGCGTGAAGAGCGACATCACCTTCGAGAACGACCACCGTTCTATCGTTGTACTCGGTTCGGGTGCTTACCGCATCGGTTCTTCCGTAGAGTTCGACTGGTGTGGCGTTCAGGCATTGAACACCATCCGCAAGGAAGGCTGGCGCTCAGTGATGATCAACTACAACCCAGAGACCGTATCTACCGACTACGATATGTGCGACCGTCTCTATTTCGACGAGTTGACCTTCGAGCGTGTGATGGATATCATCGAGATGGAGCAGCCTCATGGCGTCATCGTATCTACCGGTGGTCAGATTCCAAACAACCTGGCTATGCACCTGGATGCACAGAACGTGCCAATTCTGGGTACTGCTGCCAAGGACATCGATAACGCTGAGGACCGTGCCAAGTTCTCTCAGATGTTGACCAACAACGGCATCAACCAGCCAGAGTGGAGCGCCCTGACCTCTATGGAGGACATCGACAACTTCATCGAGCGTGTAGGTTTCCCAGTATTGGTTCGTCCTAGCTACGTGCTTTCTGGTGCTGCGATGAACGTATGTTCTAACGAGGAAGAGCTGAAGCGATTCCTGCAGTTGGCAGCCAACGTAAGTGAGGATCACCCAGTGGTAGTTAGTAAGTTTATCGAACATGCCAAGGAGATTGAGATGGATGCAGTGGCAAAGAATGGCGAGGTGATTGCCTATGCGATTTCCGAGCACATCGAGTTTGCCGGTGTTCACTCAGGCGATGCAACCATCCAGTTCCCTCCTCAGAAGTTGTATGTTGAGACAGTTCGCCGTGTGAAGCGAGTTGGTCGTCAGATTGCCAAGGAGTTGCACATCAACGGTCCGTTCAACATCCAGTTCATGGCTCGTGACAATGATATTCTCGTTATCGAGTGTAACTTGCGTGCCAGCCGTTCGTTCCCATTCGTGAGCAAGGTATTGAAGATCAACCTCATCGAGTTGGCTACCCGCGTGATGCTCGGTTTGCCAGTAGAGAAGCCACACAAGAACCTCTTCGATCTCGACTATGTAGGTATCAAGGCATCCCAGTTCAGCTTCAACCGTTTGCAGAAGGCAGACCCAGTATTGGGTGTGGATATGAGCAGTACCGGTGAGGTAGGTTGCTTGGGCGACGATACATCTACCGCCCTCTTGAAGAGTATGCTTTCTGTGGGTCATCGCATTCCAGCCAAGAACATCCTGCTTTCTACAGGTTCTGCCAAACAGAAGGTAGATTTGCTCGATGCTGCCCAGATGCTGGTTAAGCATGGTTACAAGCTGTATGCAACCGGTGGTAGTAGCAAGTTCCTCACCGAGAACGGCATTGAGAACACACGTGTGCTCTGGCCATCAGAGGAGGCAGAAGGCGGTGCACCAAAGGCTTTGGAGATGCTCCACAACCACGAGATTGATATGGTAGTGAATATTCCGAAGAACTTGACCAGCAGCGAGTTGAGCAATGGTTACAAGATTCGTCGTGCTGCCATCGACCTGAACGTGCCATTGATTACCAACAGCCGTCTGGCGAGTGCATTTATTTATGCATTCTGCACAACCAAGCTGGAGGATATCGACATCAAGGCTTGGGGAGAGTATAAATAA
- a CDS encoding ATP-binding protein, which yields MSRNIDQALLEWKDNPRRKPLLVRGARQVGKSSTIRHLGKSFKYFLEVNVERNPEVMEFFKGSRDVKSIAAKLSDFFNVPVVPGETLLFLDEIQKSEDVVHSLWFFKEDYPELHVIAAGSLLEFALKDLSSFGVGRVSSLFVYPMSFDEFLTATGQEGLLRTKRNSSPTNPLPEAFYNRLVEAFRSYMLVGGMPEAVATYMETGSYRYSSDIVNEIIQGYQDDFAKYGAKANPLLLRQTLISVAHQAGAKFVYSRVEGQYRSAEVKVALEMLKDARLIIPIYHTDANGVPLGAEINERVVKYLIHDTGVLLGILGIDDDIDGSIKEMMVADSINLVDKGHVAEMMAGLELIKYSSPQKRHQLYYWQNMNKGTCAEVDYVIARSGSIVPIEVKSGVKGSMSSMYSLMRNPQKHIEMGIRCSLENFGTFESPDGKKIDIIPLYAISNLFAEK from the coding sequence TTGTCAAGAAACATAGACCAGGCTTTGCTGGAATGGAAGGATAATCCTCGAAGAAAACCTCTTTTGGTGAGGGGCGCCCGACAGGTAGGCAAGTCGAGCACCATTCGGCATTTGGGCAAGAGCTTCAAATATTTTTTGGAAGTTAATGTGGAAAGAAATCCTGAGGTGATGGAATTCTTTAAGGGCAGTCGTGATGTGAAGAGCATTGCTGCTAAGCTATCCGACTTCTTTAATGTGCCGGTTGTTCCGGGCGAAACCCTTCTTTTCCTCGATGAGATACAAAAGAGCGAAGATGTCGTTCACAGCCTTTGGTTCTTTAAGGAAGATTATCCCGAACTTCATGTCATTGCAGCAGGTTCGCTCCTGGAGTTTGCGCTGAAGGATTTGTCATCGTTTGGGGTGGGCAGAGTAAGTTCACTGTTTGTTTATCCGATGTCTTTTGATGAATTCTTGACGGCAACGGGGCAAGAGGGACTTCTTAGAACCAAACGAAATAGTAGTCCTACGAATCCGCTGCCCGAGGCATTCTATAACAGATTAGTGGAGGCTTTTCGAAGTTATATGCTGGTTGGCGGTATGCCAGAAGCTGTGGCAACTTACATGGAGACAGGGTCTTATCGCTATAGTAGTGACATAGTGAATGAAATCATACAGGGGTATCAGGACGATTTTGCCAAGTACGGAGCCAAGGCAAATCCTCTGCTTTTGCGCCAAACTCTCATAAGCGTAGCACATCAGGCTGGAGCCAAGTTTGTTTACAGTAGGGTAGAAGGACAATATCGTTCGGCAGAAGTAAAGGTGGCTTTGGAGATGCTGAAGGATGCCAGACTAATCATCCCGATTTATCATACGGATGCCAATGGGGTGCCGCTTGGGGCTGAAATCAACGAGCGGGTTGTGAAATATCTTATCCATGATACTGGCGTGCTGCTTGGTATCCTAGGAATAGATGACGACATCGATGGCAGCATCAAGGAGATGATGGTGGCAGATTCCATCAATCTTGTTGACAAGGGACATGTGGCAGAGATGATGGCGGGCTTGGAACTTATCAAATATTCTTCTCCGCAGAAGCGGCATCAGTTGTACTATTGGCAAAACATGAACAAAGGTACTTGTGCCGAGGTTGATTATGTGATAGCTCGCAGTGGCAGCATAGTTCCGATAGAAGTAAAATCGGGTGTGAAGGGTTCCATGAGCAGCATGTATTCGCTGATGCGCAATCCGCAGAAGCATATAGAAATGGGCATCCGTTGTTCTCTTGAAAATTTTGGAACATTCGAGAGTCCCGATGGCAAGAAGATAGACATCATTCCTCTTTATGCTATCTCCAATTTGTTTGCGGAGAAGTAG
- a CDS encoding ISL3 family transposase, whose amino-acid sequence MDTIANRCKIIKKIRNNQIKSDINASMAGEKLLMDIFPAIDGFFITSCDFSSTELKMVLVSTATHAFCDRCGQKTTHTRGWQKRTVTMCPLGCKRFVLTLYMRRFYCQSDKHIFVEQQTKWLNKYARFSVRCIELMNQLHIHMSSVSTSKVMRKMGITCCPNTCINHLKKIQRLPDRTARNIGIDDFAKRKGHTYGSVIVDHDTGEILELIDSRDSSIVANVLKQYKKVDTITRDRGRCFIKAIKQGAPSAHAITDKFHVIEDLTSAVFPKILQEFLHKRMELLTQGLVGPIKPQISRGWLYTSIYAVLESMCKDTRRIKKMAEWNTFMDLYARQGLTLSEIHDKTGFDGFKMGKLRNTKYEDLLNPTQLRAYKAIESITNRILCKKSLDYSVVTKGLHSTEKKEILKRLLFLLREKWKEDWKAYDDAYKAFLAKATIRSEEYDLWNSIVHFNWKTKTDTVRLFLQDLHITDLAYYITTFQGILSGEVKMNLYKWINMVIGCGNEKMEKFAKGLIKDYSAINNSIASKLNNGILEGSVNKIKTAKRIMGGRASISLLQIKVSSNLDT is encoded by the coding sequence ATGGATACAATCGCTAACAGATGCAAAATTATAAAAAAGATAAGGAACAACCAAATAAAATCCGATATAAATGCTTCTATGGCCGGAGAAAAACTTCTTATGGACATTTTTCCTGCCATAGATGGCTTTTTTATCACAAGTTGTGACTTCTCTTCCACGGAACTCAAAATGGTTCTCGTGAGTACGGCTACCCATGCCTTCTGCGACCGTTGTGGCCAGAAAACCACTCATACCCGTGGCTGGCAAAAGAGAACGGTCACGATGTGTCCTTTAGGGTGTAAACGGTTTGTTCTCACCCTTTACATGCGCCGTTTTTACTGCCAGTCTGATAAACATATATTTGTAGAGCAACAGACGAAGTGGCTAAACAAATATGCAAGATTCAGTGTAAGATGCATAGAGTTGATGAACCAGCTTCATATACATATGTCATCTGTGTCGACCTCCAAGGTCATGAGAAAGATGGGAATCACCTGCTGTCCAAATACTTGCATAAATCATTTGAAAAAGATCCAAAGACTTCCAGACAGGACTGCCAGGAATATAGGCATAGATGACTTTGCCAAGAGAAAGGGACATACCTATGGCAGTGTTATCGTAGACCATGACACAGGCGAGATTTTGGAACTGATAGACTCTAGAGATTCTTCGATTGTGGCAAATGTCTTGAAACAATACAAGAAAGTCGATACTATCACTCGTGATAGGGGACGATGCTTCATTAAGGCTATCAAGCAAGGAGCCCCATCAGCACATGCTATCACAGACAAATTCCATGTCATTGAAGACTTGACGAGCGCAGTCTTTCCAAAGATTCTGCAGGAGTTTTTGCATAAGAGAATGGAGTTGCTGACTCAAGGTCTAGTTGGTCCCATTAAGCCACAAATAAGTAGAGGTTGGCTTTATACCAGCATATATGCAGTCTTGGAATCGATGTGCAAGGATACAAGAAGAATCAAGAAAATGGCTGAATGGAACACTTTCATGGATCTTTATGCAAGGCAAGGACTGACTTTGAGTGAAATCCATGACAAAACAGGGTTTGATGGATTTAAGATGGGAAAGCTAAGGAACACCAAATATGAGGACTTGCTCAACCCAACGCAACTAAGGGCTTACAAAGCCATAGAATCTATTACAAACAGGATTCTCTGTAAAAAGTCATTGGATTACTCTGTGGTTACCAAGGGGTTACATTCTACAGAGAAGAAAGAAATACTGAAAAGACTTCTTTTTCTACTGAGAGAAAAATGGAAGGAAGACTGGAAGGCATACGATGATGCCTACAAGGCATTTCTTGCAAAGGCAACTATCAGGAGCGAAGAGTATGACCTTTGGAATTCAATAGTTCACTTCAACTGGAAAACCAAGACTGATACAGTCAGATTGTTTCTGCAGGACTTGCATATTACCGATTTAGCCTATTATATAACAACATTTCAAGGCATTTTGAGCGGAGAGGTCAAAATGAACTTGTACAAATGGATTAACATGGTCATAGGATGTGGTAATGAGAAAATGGAAAAGTTTGCCAAAGGACTGATTAAGGACTATTCCGCCATCAATAATTCTATTGCTAGCAAATTGAACAATGGAATCCTTGAAGGTTCGGTCAACAAGATAAAGACCGCAAAGCGAATTATGGGTGGAAGAGCATCGATTTCTCTTTTGCAGATAAAGGTCTCCTCAAACTTAGATACATAA
- a CDS encoding AAA family ATPase yields MMKQQVKQVPYGVSDFATVMSQNLYYVDKTMFLPELEKQPRNLFFVRPRRFGKSLFLSMLYSYYDCNQKESFEKLFGNLWIGKHPTSLQGIYQVLFLDFSQITGKIEVLEERFNAYLCIKLDSFVEQYAAYYGDKKGQEIKAKTQYADKMQIIFDAAKANHFQLYLIIDEYDNFTNVVLNEHGEKVYHAITHADGFPNNNVRKQYYGYLEEEYQAKSYVDTNRLTDYYYDMAYDGVWEEGLRFMAEAYAKVSSVRDGIESERNLQGFFMAYLNLNDYYITAPELELNHGYCDFFLLPDHTHYASQHSYILELKVLSRKEFDEELKDVFKEDGSPMKKSEKQWLDAVEQIRRYADAPRVEALRQGTTLHKIIMQFKGWELARIEEIE; encoded by the coding sequence ATGATGAAACAGCAAGTAAAACAAGTACCATACGGGGTATCTGATTTCGCCACGGTGATGAGTCAGAATCTATATTATGTCGATAAGACAATGTTTTTGCCAGAGCTGGAGAAGCAGCCTCGCAATCTCTTCTTCGTCCGTCCTCGTCGTTTTGGAAAAAGCCTGTTTCTCAGTATGCTCTACTCTTACTATGACTGTAATCAGAAGGAGAGTTTCGAAAAACTCTTCGGTAATTTGTGGATAGGTAAGCATCCTACATCCCTGCAAGGAATTTACCAGGTACTGTTCTTGGATTTTTCTCAGATTACAGGTAAGATAGAAGTTTTGGAGGAAAGATTCAATGCCTATCTCTGTATCAAGTTGGATAGTTTTGTAGAGCAGTATGCCGCATATTATGGTGATAAGAAGGGTCAGGAAATCAAGGCGAAGACACAGTATGCTGATAAGATGCAGATAATCTTTGATGCAGCCAAGGCAAATCATTTTCAGCTTTATCTTATCATCGATGAGTATGATAATTTTACTAATGTAGTGCTCAATGAGCATGGTGAGAAAGTGTATCATGCCATTACTCATGCTGATGGTTTCCCTAATAATAATGTTCGCAAGCAGTATTACGGATATTTGGAAGAAGAGTATCAGGCAAAGTCGTATGTGGATACCAACAGATTGACGGATTACTATTATGATATGGCTTATGATGGTGTATGGGAAGAAGGACTGCGTTTCATGGCTGAAGCCTACGCTAAGGTTTCTTCTGTGCGTGACGGAATAGAATCGGAGCGAAACCTGCAAGGTTTCTTTATGGCATACTTGAACCTCAACGATTATTACATCACGGCTCCCGAATTGGAGTTGAATCATGGCTATTGTGATTTTTTCTTGTTGCCTGATCATACCCATTATGCCAGTCAGCACAGTTATATCCTCGAACTCAAGGTCCTCTCCAGAAAGGAGTTTGATGAAGAGTTGAAGGATGTCTTCAAGGAAGATGGTAGCCCTATGAAGAAGTCGGAGAAGCAATGGTTGGATGCCGTGGAACAGATTAGGCGATATGCCGATGCTCCAAGGGTTGAGGCTCTTCGCCAGGGTACAACGCTTCATAAGATTATCATGCAGTTCAAGGGCTGGGAGTTGGCAAGGATAGAGGAAATAGAGTAA